The following proteins are encoded in a genomic region of Gemmatimonadota bacterium:
- a CDS encoding ABC transporter permease → MSGLAPSPERPRSRAWRRFRRHTLAWVSIAVFALVGMACLAAPWIAPYAFDAIDLGSIREAPSPEHWMGTDDLGRDLFTRVLYGGRISILIGLLAAGLGTGFGTLVGALAGYFGGRTDGLLMRATDVAYAIPTLPLLIVLSSYTQADATSMALIIGLLSWMTTARVVRGEVLSLKQMPFVEAARSLGATHRRIISLHLLPNAVGPIVVGATLAVGNAIVLESSLSFLGLGVQPPTPTWGNLLQDAQATMATNPWLTLFPGLAILVIVLAVNFIGDGLQDALDPAGRTA, encoded by the coding sequence ATGAGCGGCCTCGCGCCCTCCCCCGAGCGTCCCCGCTCCCGCGCCTGGCGCCGCTTCCGGCGCCACACCCTGGCCTGGGTGTCCATCGCGGTGTTCGCGCTGGTGGGCATGGCCTGCCTGGCGGCCCCCTGGATCGCCCCCTATGCGTTCGACGCCATCGACCTGGGCAGCATCCGCGAAGCGCCCTCGCCGGAGCACTGGATGGGCACCGACGACCTGGGCCGCGACCTCTTCACGCGGGTGCTGTACGGCGGTCGCATCTCCATCCTCATCGGGCTGCTGGCCGCGGGGCTGGGCACGGGCTTCGGCACCCTGGTGGGCGCGCTCGCGGGCTACTTCGGGGGCCGCACGGACGGGCTGCTCATGCGCGCCACGGACGTGGCCTACGCCATCCCCACGCTGCCCCTGTTGATCGTGCTCAGCTCCTACACACAGGCGGACGCCACGTCCATGGCGCTGATCATCGGCCTGCTGAGCTGGATGACCACCGCGCGGGTCGTGCGCGGCGAGGTGCTGTCGCTCAAGCAGATGCCGTTCGTCGAGGCGGCGCGCAGCCTGGGCGCCACCCATCGGCGCATCATCTCGCTGCACCTGCTCCCCAACGCGGTGGGCCCCATCGTGGTCGGGGCGACGCTCGCCGTGGGCAACGCCATCGTGCTCGAGTCGTCCTTGAGCTTCCTGGGCCTGGGCGTCCAGCCGCCCACGCCCACCTGGGGCAACCTGCTGCAGGACGCCCAGGCCACCATGGCCACCAACCCGTGGCTCACCCTCTTTCCCGGGCTGGCCATCCTGGTGATCGTGCTGGCCGTGAACTTCATCGGCGACGGTCTCCAGGACGCGCTCGACCCCGCGGGCCGGACGGCATGA
- a CDS encoding ABC transporter permease produces the protein MGAYILRRLVQMIPMAFGISLVLFAVIQAAPGGPEGALLESGRFIDPSVIEAYRRRLGVDQPVHIQYLRWLGAALTGDLGISFSTTRPVAAMILERLPATLELMGVSFLFAAVVAIALGILSAVRQYTTVDFLGTALSFLGMAMPVFWFALILQWLFAVKLGWLPVSGTETVGASSLGDHLLHLILPGLVLSFRYIAGWSRYLRASLLGSLRADYVRTARAKGLPEGRVIGVHAVRNALIPVLSVMALNLAGLFSGAVITETVFAWPGIGRMFVQAMFARDYPLLMGILMLGSLMVIVFNLVADVLYGVLDPRIRYE, from the coding sequence ATGGGCGCCTACATCCTGCGCCGCCTGGTGCAGATGATCCCGATGGCGTTCGGGATCAGCCTCGTGCTCTTCGCCGTGATCCAGGCCGCACCCGGCGGACCGGAAGGCGCGCTGCTCGAGAGCGGTCGCTTCATCGACCCCTCCGTCATCGAGGCCTACCGGCGGCGGCTCGGGGTGGATCAGCCGGTGCACATCCAGTACCTGCGCTGGTTGGGCGCGGCGCTCACGGGCGACCTGGGCATCAGCTTCTCCACGACGCGGCCCGTGGCCGCCATGATCCTGGAGCGGCTCCCGGCCACGCTCGAGCTGATGGGCGTCTCCTTCCTCTTCGCCGCCGTCGTCGCCATCGCGCTGGGAATCCTGAGCGCGGTGCGCCAGTACACGACGGTCGACTTCCTGGGCACGGCGCTCTCGTTCCTGGGCATGGCCATGCCCGTGTTCTGGTTCGCGCTCATCCTCCAGTGGCTGTTCGCCGTCAAGCTCGGGTGGCTGCCCGTCTCCGGCACGGAGACGGTGGGCGCGAGCTCGCTCGGCGACCACCTGCTGCACCTGATCCTGCCGGGCCTGGTCCTGTCGTTCCGCTACATCGCGGGCTGGTCGCGCTACCTGCGCGCGAGCCTGCTGGGCTCGCTGCGCGCCGACTACGTGCGCACCGCCCGCGCCAAGGGGCTGCCCGAAGGGCGCGTGATCGGCGTGCACGCCGTGCGCAACGCGCTGATCCCGGTGCTCTCGGTCATGGCGCTCAACCTGGCCGGCCTCTTCTCGGGCGCCGTGATCACGGAGACCGTGTTCGCCTGGCCGGGCATCGGCCGCATGTTCGTGCAGGCCATGTTCGCCCGCGACTACCCGCTGCTCATGGGCATCCTGATGCTGGGCTCGCTCATGGTGATCGTCTTCAACCTGGTCGCGGACGTCCTGTACGGCGTGCTCGATCCCCGCATCCGCTACGAATGA
- a CDS encoding peptide ABC transporter substrate-binding protein, producing MIRSGRASCTFLLLTAACGGGDAPASAGSAPGAAAGDPAILRVAYTREIDVLNPFTSQNLVDIQFSMMEGLVTTDEHNTYIPVLAREIPTEDNGGVTLNGDGTVDMTWHLREGVRWHDGEPFTSADVCFTWRFVSSPGSQTYNRDQYLNIVDCTMPDAHTVVFRWNGLYGYYAGLFEAVLPEHVLGDMTTEEIVNYEPYNRGSGTIGTGPFRFVEWKTGEYIHVERNPDYWRGDDVPALAGIVWSFIPDNNTRLNALKAGGFHWGQIQPTQVAEMEGVDGMRVHLVPSNSVMHLDLNVKTERGQRLFADADVRRALFHAIDREAIARQLLQGTVRVTNSPINPTSPYHNADAPGFDYDPERSRRLLDAAGWTPGPDGIRTKGGERFSFTLLNRAGSTDRIAIAQVIQAQLRQVGVEVQFETLESAAWTQRWRSSQWEGIISAWFLPADPSITGLYACGGPNNMTGFCDPALDEVMEESDRHLSFAQRKPLLDRAQTLLGESAHTLLLYHNVIPEVVSERVQGYRGSGTNFGSFWNLHEWSLGPPAS from the coding sequence ATGATCCGATCCGGCCGCGCCTCCTGCACGTTTCTCCTGCTGACCGCGGCCTGCGGCGGTGGGGACGCGCCTGCGTCGGCGGGCTCCGCTCCGGGAGCCGCTGCCGGCGATCCGGCCATCCTGCGCGTGGCCTACACCCGCGAGATCGACGTGCTGAACCCCTTCACCAGCCAGAACCTGGTGGACATCCAGTTCAGCATGATGGAGGGGCTGGTCACCACGGACGAGCACAACACCTACATCCCGGTGCTCGCGCGTGAGATCCCCACGGAAGACAACGGCGGCGTCACGCTGAATGGGGACGGCACCGTGGACATGACCTGGCACCTGCGCGAGGGCGTGCGCTGGCACGATGGGGAGCCCTTCACCAGCGCAGACGTCTGCTTCACCTGGCGCTTCGTGTCCAGCCCGGGGTCGCAGACCTACAACCGCGACCAGTACCTGAACATCGTCGACTGCACCATGCCGGACGCCCACACCGTGGTGTTCCGCTGGAACGGGCTGTACGGCTACTACGCAGGCCTGTTCGAGGCGGTGCTGCCGGAGCACGTCCTGGGCGACATGACCACCGAGGAGATCGTCAACTACGAGCCCTACAACCGGGGCTCGGGCACCATCGGAACGGGCCCGTTCCGCTTCGTGGAATGGAAGACCGGCGAATACATCCACGTGGAGCGCAACCCGGACTATTGGCGAGGCGACGACGTCCCCGCCCTGGCCGGCATCGTCTGGTCCTTCATCCCGGACAACAACACCCGGCTCAACGCGCTCAAGGCCGGGGGCTTCCACTGGGGGCAGATCCAGCCCACGCAGGTGGCCGAGATGGAGGGCGTGGACGGCATGCGCGTCCACCTGGTCCCCTCCAACTCGGTGATGCACCTGGATCTGAACGTGAAGACGGAGCGCGGGCAGCGCCTGTTCGCCGACGCCGACGTGCGACGCGCGCTCTTCCACGCCATCGACCGGGAGGCCATCGCGCGCCAGTTGCTGCAGGGCACGGTGCGCGTCACGAACTCCCCCATCAACCCGACCAGCCCCTACCACAACGCGGACGCGCCGGGCTTCGACTACGATCCGGAGCGCTCGCGCCGCCTCCTGGATGCGGCGGGCTGGACCCCGGGGCCGGACGGGATCCGCACGAAGGGCGGCGAGCGGTTCTCGTTCACGCTGTTGAACCGCGCCGGCAGCACCGACCGCATCGCCATCGCGCAGGTGATCCAGGCGCAGCTGCGGCAGGTGGGCGTGGAGGTGCAGTTCGAGACGCTGGAGAGTGCCGCCTGGACGCAGCGCTGGCGCAGCAGCCAGTGGGAGGGGATCATCAGCGCCTGGTTCCTCCCGGCGGATCCCAGCATCACCGGTCTGTACGCGTGTGGGGGCCCCAACAACATGACCGGGTTCTGTGATCCCGCCCTCGACGAGGTGATGGAGGAATCCGACCGCCATCTCTCCTTCGCGCAGCGCAAGCCGCTGCTGGACCGGGCGCAGACGCTGCTGGGCGAGTCGGCGCACACGCTGCTGCTCTACCACAACGTCATCCCCGAGGTGGTGAGCGAGCGCGTGCAGGGCTATCGCGGGAGTGGGACGAACTTCGGCAGCTTCTGGAACCTGCACGAATGGTCCCTGGGCCCGCCCGCCTCCTGA
- a CDS encoding DUF819 family protein, translated as MISSPLAVLFVLATVVLTAVWLEARYRTFRSLGAALVSILLAMLLSNLGLIPGTSPAYDFLAGPAVSAGIVLILLAVDLRTVVQAGPRMLGAFAVGAVGTAAGAVTAALLLAGAIGPETWKLAGQYTATYTGGGANFAAVGAALETSGELFAAGIAADVIVTAIWMATCLAVPVLWGRGRGGAVPGLEEQTQEPVGSADALDRRLYATVGTVALKDIGGLMVVVLGTLWVAELLAARTPLPGVLWLTTIALLLAQVPHVKALRGAAVFGNYLVLWFLASNGASSVIANIVAVGPPIFYFALVTVGIHGLVIFVGGRLVGLDLKTLAVASQANVGGPASAMALASARGYTDRLLPGVAVGLLGYAVGNYIGFAVASVMRGVIGG; from the coding sequence ATGATCTCCAGTCCCCTGGCCGTCCTCTTCGTGCTCGCCACGGTCGTCCTGACGGCCGTCTGGCTGGAAGCGCGGTACCGCACGTTCCGCTCCCTGGGGGCCGCGCTCGTCAGCATCCTGCTCGCGATGCTGCTGTCCAACCTGGGGCTGATCCCCGGCACCTCGCCGGCCTACGACTTCCTGGCCGGGCCGGCCGTGAGCGCGGGGATCGTGCTCATCCTGCTCGCGGTGGATCTGCGGACCGTGGTGCAGGCCGGGCCGCGCATGCTGGGCGCGTTCGCGGTGGGCGCGGTGGGCACCGCCGCGGGTGCGGTCACCGCCGCGCTCCTCCTGGCGGGCGCCATCGGCCCCGAGACGTGGAAGCTGGCCGGTCAGTACACCGCCACGTACACGGGTGGCGGTGCCAACTTCGCCGCCGTGGGCGCCGCCCTCGAGACGAGCGGGGAGCTCTTCGCGGCCGGCATCGCCGCGGACGTCATCGTCACCGCGATCTGGATGGCCACCTGTCTGGCGGTCCCGGTGCTGTGGGGACGGGGGCGCGGCGGCGCGGTGCCCGGGTTGGAGGAGCAGACCCAGGAGCCGGTGGGCTCGGCGGACGCGCTCGACCGGAGGCTCTACGCCACGGTGGGCACGGTGGCGCTCAAGGACATCGGTGGCCTGATGGTCGTGGTGCTGGGCACCCTGTGGGTGGCGGAGCTGCTGGCGGCCCGCACGCCGCTGCCGGGCGTGCTGTGGCTGACCACCATCGCGCTGCTGTTGGCCCAGGTCCCCCACGTGAAGGCGCTGCGCGGCGCCGCGGTCTTCGGCAACTACCTGGTGCTGTGGTTCCTGGCCAGCAACGGGGCCAGCTCCGTGATCGCCAACATCGTGGCGGTGGGGCCGCCCATCTTCTACTTCGCGTTGGTGACCGTGGGCATCCACGGCCTCGTGATCTTCGTGGGCGGGCGCCTGGTCGGGCTCGACCTCAAGACGCTGGCCGTGGCCTCGCAGGCCAACGTGGGCGGGCCGGCCTCGGCCATGGCGCTCGCCAGCGCGCGGGGCTACACGGACCGTCTCCTGCCCGGGGTGGCGGTGGGGCTGCTGGGCTACGCCGTGGGCAACTACATCGGCTTCGCGGTCGCGAGCGTGATGCGAGGCGTGATCGGCGGCTGA
- a CDS encoding D-2-hydroxyacid dehydrogenase — MPVPAPDTVLICSWLEPEHVARLRRDHPDLEILHAPELLRPPRYPADHKGADRARTADEEARWLALLARATILFDFDQTHLDDLPERAPQVRWIQATSAGIGQFVRRVRYAERMPQTVFTTARGVHAVPLAEFALLGMLLHARRALHMVAAQGQRHWERFAGTDLEDRTVVVLGLGAVGGEVARLARAHRMRVIGVRRHADRGHPDVHRMVGPDALAEVLPEAEFLVLIAPHTDETEVMIGAAELAALPAGAALINIGRGALVDEPALVDALTRGHLGGAYLDVFADEPLPPSSPLWSMPNVLVSPHSGSTSDRENERITELFSENLRRWKAGEPLLNRLDPERLY, encoded by the coding sequence GTGCCCGTCCCCGCGCCCGACACCGTCCTGATCTGCAGCTGGCTCGAACCGGAGCACGTGGCGCGTCTGCGACGCGACCATCCCGACCTGGAGATCCTCCACGCGCCGGAGCTGCTGCGCCCGCCGCGCTATCCCGCCGATCACAAGGGAGCGGACCGCGCCCGCACGGCGGACGAGGAGGCTCGCTGGCTCGCGCTGCTGGCCCGCGCCACGATCCTGTTCGACTTCGATCAGACCCATCTCGACGATCTGCCCGAGCGCGCGCCCCAGGTGCGCTGGATCCAGGCCACGAGCGCCGGCATCGGCCAGTTCGTGCGCCGCGTGCGCTACGCGGAGCGGATGCCGCAGACCGTGTTCACCACGGCGAGGGGCGTGCACGCCGTGCCGCTGGCGGAGTTCGCGCTGCTGGGCATGCTGCTGCATGCGCGCAGGGCGCTGCACATGGTCGCCGCCCAGGGCCAGCGGCACTGGGAGCGCTTCGCGGGAACCGACCTGGAAGATCGCACGGTGGTGGTGCTCGGCCTGGGTGCCGTCGGCGGCGAGGTGGCGCGCCTGGCGCGCGCGCACCGCATGCGGGTGATCGGCGTGCGCCGGCACGCCGACCGGGGCCACCCGGACGTCCACCGCATGGTCGGGCCCGACGCGCTCGCGGAGGTGCTGCCCGAGGCGGAGTTCCTGGTGCTCATCGCGCCGCATACGGACGAGACCGAGGTGATGATCGGAGCGGCCGAGCTCGCGGCCCTCCCGGCCGGAGCGGCGCTCATCAACATCGGTCGCGGCGCCCTGGTGGACGAACCCGCGCTGGTGGACGCGCTCACGCGCGGGCACCTCGGTGGGGCGTACCTGGACGTGTTCGCCGACGAGCCGCTCCCGCCCTCCAGCCCGCTGTGGTCCATGCCGAACGTGCTGGTCAGCCCGCACTCGGGCAGCACCAGCGACCGGGAGAACGAGCGCATCACGGAGTTGTTTTCGGAGAACCTGCGACGCTGGAAGGCCGGCGAGCCCCTGCTCAACCGGCTGGATCCGGAGCGTCTGTACTGA
- a CDS encoding DUF885 family protein produces MPTPLPDPAEPSAAAPEFSAWLERFFAGYYAERPVNATFIGRHEHDHRYPDWSPEGLEDTVAEMQAELLALEALPHEPLDPFQLLDRRLARGFLRIQCEEYGSAHFQRRNPALHTGEAVFGLLSLFLTDFAPLPERIERARARMVALPTFLAGARAAVQDAPGPWVERALRECEGGLAFLADGLARLAAAAGPAGERLLQTADVAVRAFSEHRAYLREARIGGDPDVPAWGAERFQLLLEEGHFLGEGADALLDEARAALARAEQQVEQAAARSGGSVADAVARLATQRSTAAGFVARHTEIWEAMRAQALARGLLTWPDFPLRYVERPAWVRSSAPALYFLFYRSPAAFGRPPVHDYLVHPVGSDVPAAEREAVLASTTDSVIKLNHVIHHGGIGHHVQNWHAFRSPSRVGRIAAVDCASRIAMFCGGTMAEGWACYATDLMRESGALTPDEEVSEALARVRMCARAIVDVELHHGRMTLGDAQAFYERTAGMSAAAAHGEAVKNSMFPGAALMYLVGTDSVHAVRRAAERREGASFSLGDFHDRFLAFGSVPVRLIGEMLENGIDARPE; encoded by the coding sequence ATGCCAACCCCGCTTCCCGATCCCGCCGAGCCGTCCGCCGCCGCTCCCGAGTTCTCCGCCTGGTTGGAGCGCTTCTTCGCCGGCTACTACGCGGAGCGGCCCGTCAACGCCACGTTCATCGGACGGCACGAGCACGACCATCGCTATCCGGACTGGTCTCCCGAGGGGCTCGAGGACACCGTCGCCGAGATGCAGGCGGAGCTGCTCGCGCTCGAGGCGCTGCCGCACGAGCCCCTGGACCCCTTCCAGCTCCTCGATCGTCGTCTGGCGCGTGGCTTCCTGCGCATCCAGTGCGAGGAGTACGGCTCCGCGCACTTCCAGCGGCGCAATCCGGCGCTGCACACGGGGGAGGCGGTGTTCGGCCTGCTGTCGCTCTTCCTCACCGACTTCGCGCCCCTGCCCGAGCGCATCGAGCGCGCGCGCGCCCGCATGGTGGCGCTGCCCACCTTCCTGGCCGGCGCGCGCGCGGCCGTGCAGGACGCGCCCGGGCCCTGGGTGGAGCGGGCACTGCGCGAGTGCGAAGGCGGGCTGGCGTTCCTGGCGGACGGGCTCGCCCGCCTGGCCGCCGCGGCCGGGCCCGCGGGTGAGCGGCTGCTGCAGACGGCGGACGTGGCGGTGCGGGCCTTCAGCGAGCATCGCGCGTACCTGCGCGAGGCCCGCATCGGCGGCGATCCCGACGTTCCGGCGTGGGGGGCGGAGCGCTTCCAGCTCCTCCTGGAGGAGGGGCACTTCCTGGGGGAGGGTGCCGATGCGCTGCTGGACGAGGCGCGCGCCGCGCTCGCGCGGGCCGAGCAGCAGGTGGAGCAGGCCGCGGCCCGCAGCGGCGGGAGCGTGGCCGACGCGGTCGCGCGCCTGGCGACCCAGCGCAGCACGGCGGCGGGCTTCGTCGCCCGCCACACGGAGATCTGGGAGGCGATGCGGGCCCAGGCCCTCGCGCGCGGGCTCCTGACCTGGCCCGACTTCCCGTTGCGGTACGTGGAGCGTCCGGCCTGGGTGCGCTCCTCCGCGCCTGCGCTCTACTTCCTGTTCTATCGTTCTCCGGCGGCCTTCGGCCGACCGCCGGTGCACGACTACCTGGTCCATCCGGTGGGGTCGGACGTCCCCGCGGCCGAACGCGAAGCGGTGCTGGCCTCGACGACCGACAGCGTCATCAAGCTCAACCACGTGATCCACCACGGCGGGATCGGCCACCATGTGCAGAACTGGCATGCGTTCCGGTCCCCGTCGCGCGTCGGCCGCATCGCGGCCGTGGACTGCGCGTCGCGCATCGCCATGTTCTGCGGCGGCACCATGGCGGAGGGGTGGGCCTGCTATGCGACGGACCTCATGCGCGAGTCCGGCGCGCTCACGCCCGACGAGGAGGTCTCCGAGGCCCTGGCGCGGGTGCGCATGTGCGCGCGCGCGATCGTGGACGTGGAGCTTCATCACGGCCGCATGACGCTGGGCGACGCGCAGGCCTTCTACGAGCGCACCGCGGGCATGTCCGCCGCGGCCGCGCACGGCGAGGCCGTCAAGAACAGCATGTTCCCGGGCGCCGCGCTGATGTACCTGGTCGGCACCGACTCCGTGCATGCCGTGCGGCGGGCCGCGGAGCGCCGGGAAGGCGCGTCCTTCTCGCTCGGCGATTTCCACGACCGTTTCCTCGCGTTCGGGTCCGTGCCCGTCCGCCTCATCGGAGAGATGCTGGAGAATGGGATCGATGCCCGCCCCGAGTGA